From a single Rutidosis leptorrhynchoides isolate AG116_Rl617_1_P2 chromosome 5, CSIRO_AGI_Rlap_v1, whole genome shotgun sequence genomic region:
- the LOC139849614 gene encoding uncharacterized protein has protein sequence MVRPNDTNRLPKTAAATRGRAFASWNTETVQEKCAKNKANRAKKHMVHVTGKKSYARIREELKKNMDDLTKDLPEGTVDAPGPDDVFAQVVGNNKYGVADMYGLGVRQADLWGNIPSRNVVLIENVKLKSDNEVLVEENTNQKAALLDKNGSVVEDNTGSQGDIRVNVPPRPRLKVVDEVFLHNIVTYEKVAKAWLRSMDPTTEFGGIEIGEDWYSVEVQGIIKRGSLLVRPFDLFMRVEDAGGACVAWPSTYLSVVPLD, from the exons ATGGTTCGGCCTAATGACACCAACAGGCTACCTAAAACTGCCGCTGcaacgcgcggccgagcttttgcTAGTTGGAATACTGAAACGGTTCAG GAGAAATGTGCGAAAAACAAAGCAAATCGGGCCAAAAAGCATATGGTGCACGTCACAGGTAAAAAGAGTTATGCACGTATACGTGAAGAGCTCAAG AAAAACATGGATGACCTAACTAAAGATCTACCTGAAGGAACAGTAGATGCTCCTGGACCGGATGATGTTTTTGCTCAAGTTGTGGGCAACAATAAATATGGGGTAGCCGACATGTATGGATTAGGTGTGCGACAAGCTGATCTATGGGGTAATATACCTAGTCGCAATGTTGTTCTTATAGAGAACGTTAAACTAAAGTCCGACAATGAAGTACTTGTGGAAGAAAATACAAATCAAAAAGCGGCGTTGTTAGATAAGAATGGTTCAGTTGTTGAAGATAACACAGGATCACAGGGCGACATTAGAGTCAATGTACCTCCACGTCCACGTCTTAAg GTCGTAGATGAAGTTTTTCTCCACAACATTGTTACGTACGAGAAGGTAGCAAAAGCATGGTTGAGGAGCATGGATCCAACAACGGAATTTGGCGGTATTGAGATTGGAGAGGATTGGTATAGCGTAGAAGTTCAAGGAATCATTAAAAGGGGTTCATTATTGGTCAGACCATTTGATCTATTTATGCGAGTTGAAGATGCTGGAGGCGCGTGTGTCGCGTGGCCTTCCACATATTTATCG GTGGTACCGTTGGATTAA